Proteins encoded by one window of Taeniopygia guttata chromosome 1A, bTaeGut7.mat, whole genome shotgun sequence:
- the ZFC3H1 gene encoding zinc finger C3H1 domain-containing protein isoform X2, which translates to MAAAEAAAAPDPSGLSPKEEGELEDGEISDDDNNGFGPYGGGSEPAGGLGNGSSSSSRPYSRRRPPPGLHGSGSISSPGRPFPRSRHQPPPDSGHVHGHGGYRPKDSFRSHPPAPRMPPGSHSDTGPRLSFWERSHNALDRFRFRGRPYRGGGRWGRSRGCSDRPGNPPGRPPGGGGGAGFSSSQGWREPSPRKSKTFGRSPSRKQNHSSKNESSVEESFEDLLLKYKQIQLELEHINKDERLALSNREENEKQDDEKPVDTEDQKTVENDSIKTDAVKEGPPEEKNPVMGFQAFELKPLRQKLPTPAERSRLKKGKEGMKQSSQKSEPSESGQGTEDKEQSSVRKLSSSDVASEKLLDDEEEMSELQLRLLALQSASKKWQQKEQQVMKESKEKLTKTKSGTQKIKASTKAHSTKKPSTTGKQALRKQQTKTSKKMQQQKELDWRQKEEDQRKQEEEEERRKREEEIRKIRDLSNQEEQYNRFMKLVGGKRRSRSRSSDTDLRWSLDKQSTESAGGIYQYDNYDEVAMDTDSETNSPASSPVQHPFFECPVGYFPPPVPPISLPLPPPIPPVQSLSHLYMEGIPCVSLEPPPPLPPLPPEEPEQPPKPPFADEEEEEEMLLREELLKSLANKRAFRAEETSSNSGPPSPPVPENLQPVPRSNLSAVSINTVSQPRMQSTKFVRVPRLPRAVITLPKHKSVVVTLNDSDDSESDGEPSNSTSSVFGGLESMIKEARRNVEASKIKAPPKSEKENDPMRTPEALPEDKKIEYRLLKEEIASREKQRLIKSDPVKNNLSPANSDGEVDGIGRIAVVTKQVTEAEAKLKKNRMLLIKDESVLKNLLQQQAKKRENVRIAENKINKLAEQLQATEKILNANKAFLRRIQEHIHKVQQRVTVKKALALKYGEELARAKAVASKEIGKRKLEQDHLGPSKMLKLDTSPASSPKKPSAELIALEKKRLQQLEYEYALKIQKLKEARALQTKEQSNTTPHVEEESEFALPQPSLHDLTQDKLTLDSEENYFDDEVLSNSNRERRRSFRESNSFTKPNLKHMDTPKQETINKLSKRASEEPELFLGLNIDELKKLYAKADSLKELLMKSTAFIVPKEDLLCGQEISVDVDFFTSQSKQAEVKPFPFGPYRSPLLLFKSYRFSPYFRTKEKLYLSSITYSNMIEPKQCFCRFDLTGTCNDDDCQWQHMKDCTLSRKQLFQDILSYNLELIGCSEKSTDEEISTATEKYVEKLFGINRDRMSVDQMAVLLASNVNESKSHTPPHTTWKEKRKWRPKYWRKPLLDSSSSEEEQFVGPIKYAHPTEHKKRVPVLDTVVTPDDVRYFTSETDDISNLEASVQENPCDVQLWIKLAYKYLNQNESSSSECLDSTLNVLARALENNKENPEIWCHYLRLFSKRGTKEEIQEMCETAVEYAPSYQIWWTFLNLENSFDGKDYVCGRMLQFLMEVTGGGENPNLVSFQLLETLLYRVHLSLFTGRHQNALVLLQNALKSANEKIIAEHLTASDRCLAWLAYIHLIEFGVLPVKFYDPANVSPSRIVHKEPFLIPWQTVQDVKTDPDTLLAMFEDAVKICTDESLEADKRIATCFPLYRNMIALLKLLERWESAAELCRSLLELCPNNCQLLESLATLYLQMKQSENAHKVWIGAFEKNPQNAEIFYRLCKFLVSQERSSSILPLLQDFVAAFFENTCQEHGPMDLLRYLLNFPMPIEFTSPLYKEHLTDDVVNQQIPYLWQIYCLCQSLHASVGEALDAYEAALGAVMQQETVQNIWLDYLVFLNSKIVESSNKVQEFKLFTDLVNRCLVTVPTQYPIPFSTADYWTNYEFHNKVILFYLSCIPKSQHSKTLERFCSTMPTNPGLALRLLLRYWEESNVQILKLQAKMFTYNIPTCLAIWKIAIAAECFLMGQREVHHLYQRALQKLPLCATLWKDQLLFEASGGGKTDNLRKLVSKCQEVGVSLDELLNLNTYRTENKNL; encoded by the exons ATGGCGGCCGCGGAGGCGGCGGCTGCGCCCGACCCCAGCGGGCTGTCCCCGAAGGAGGAAGGGGAACTGGAGGATGGAGAAATCAGCGACGACGACAACAACGGCTTCGGGCCCTATGGCGGCGGCTCCGAGCCCGCCGGCGGCCTCGGTaacggcagcagcagcagtagcaggCCGTACTCGAGGCGCCGGCCGCCCCCCGGGCTCCACGGGAGCGGCTCCATATCCTCCCCCGGGCGGCCCTTCCCGCGCTCGCGGCACCAGCCCCCGCCCGACTCGGGACACGTGCACGGCCACGGCGGGTACCGGCCTAAGGACTCGTTCCGCTCCCACCCGCCGGCGCCGCGGATGCCGCCGGGCTCGCACTCCGACACGGGCCCCAGGCTCTCCTTCTGGGAGCGCAGCCACAACGCCCTGGATCGGTTCCGCTTCCGAGGCCGGCCCTACCGGGGCGGTGGGCGCTGGGGCCGGAGCCGAGGCTGCAGCGATCGGCCGGGCAACCCTCCGGGGAGGCCGCCCGGAGGGGGAGGCGGCGCCGGGTTCAGTAGCAGCCAAGGCTGGAGGGAGCCCTCGCCTCGAAAAT CTAAAACTTTTGGAAGGTCCCCATCTAGAAAGCAGAACCACTCTTCTAAAAATGAAAGTTCTGTGGAAGAAAGCTTTGAGGATCTGCTCTTGAAGTATAAGCAGATACAATTAGAACTTGAACACATTAATAAAGATGAAAGACTGGCTTTGAgcaacagggaagaaaatgagaaacaagATGATGAAAAACCAGTGGACACTGAGGACCAAAAAACTGTAGAAAATGACAGTATTAAAACAGACGCTGTAAAAGAAGGACCTCCTGAGGAGAAAAATCCGGTTATGGGCTTTCAGGCATTTGAACTGAAACCTCTCAGACAAAAACTGCCTACTCCAGCTGAGAGGAGCAGAttgaaaaaaggcaaagaaggaATGAAGCAGTCTTCCCAAAAATCTGAACCATCGGAATCTGGCCAAG GTACAGAAGACAAAGAGCAATCATCAGTGCGAAAGCTTAGCAGTTCAGATGTTGCATCTGAAAAG CTGCTTGATGATGAGGAGGAGATGTCTGAATTGCAACTTAGGCTTCTTGCACTTCAGTCTGCTAGTAAAAAATGGCAGCAAAAAGAACAACAGGTGATGaaggaaagcaaggaaaaattaacaaaaacaaaaagtggAACACAAAAAATCAAAGCCAGTACAAAAGCCCATTCAACAAAAAAACCTAGTACTACAG gcAAGCAAGCTTTGAGGAAGCAACAGACAAAGACCTCAAAGAAGATGCAGCAGCAAAAGGAGCTAGACTGGCGGCAGAAAGAGGAAGACCAGAGGAaacaagaagaagaggaggagagaagaaagagagaagaagaaataagaaaaataagggACCTCTCAAATCAAGAAGAGCAGTACAATCGATTTATGAAGCTAGTTGGAGGAAAGAGGAGATCAAGAAGCAGG TCATCAGATACAGACTTGAGATGGTCTTTGGATAAGCAGTCTACAGAGAGTGCGGGAGGCATATATCAGTATGATAATTATGATGAAGTTGCTATGGATACAGACAGTGAAACTAACTCACCAG CTTCTTCCCCAGTGCAGCATCCTTTCTTTGAGTGTCCAGTAGGATATTTTCCACCTCCAGTACCACCAATTTCCTTGCCACTACCTCCTCCAATTCCA cctGTACAGTCTTTGAGCCATCTTTACATGGAGGGTATTCCTTGTGTTTCTCTTGAGCCACCTCCACCTCTTCCCCCTCTTCCCCCTGAAGAGCCTGAACAGCCACCAAAACCTCCATTTGctgatgaggaagaggaggaggagatgctcTTAAGAGAAGAATTACTCAAGTCTCTAGCCAACAAGCGTGCTTTCAGAGCTGAG GAAACATCAAGTAACAGTGGTCCACCTTCCCCTCCTGTTCCAGAGAACTTGCAGCCTGTGCCAAGAAGCAATCTGTCTGCTGTCAGTATTAATACTGTGTCTCAGCCACGGATGCAAAGTACAAAGTTTGTTAGAGTACCAAGGCTTCCACGAGCAGTGATCACA CTTCCAAAACACAAGTCTGTTGTGGTTACATTAAATGACTCAGATGACAGTGAGTCTGATGGAGAGCCCTCTAACTCAACTAGCAGTGTGTTTGGAGGACTAGAATCTATGATAAAAGAAGCAAGGAGAAATGTTGAG GCATCAAAAATCAAAGCCCCtccaaaatcagaaaaagagaATGATCCAATGAGAACTCCAGAGGCTCTGCCAGAGGATAAGAAAATAGAATACAGACTTCTAAAAGAAGAGATTGCCAG TCGTGAGAAACAGCGCTTAATTAAGTCTGATCCAGTGAAGAACAATTTGTCCCCTGCAAATTCTGATGGTGAAGTTGATGGAATTGGGAGAATAGCAGTAGTAACCAAACAAGTCACAGAAGCAGAAgcaaagctgaagaaaaacag AATGCTGTTGATAAAGGATGAGTCTGTCTTGAAAAATTTATTGCAACAGCAGGCCAAGAAGAGAGAGAATGTTCGaattgctgaaaataaaattaacaaactGGCTGAACAGCTACAAGCAACAGAGAAGATCTTGAATGCTAACAAGGCATTTCTCAGGAGGATTCAGGAACAT atacatAAAGTTCAACAACGAGTTACAGTAAAAAAAGCTCTGGCATTAAAATACGGGGAAGAACTTGCTCGAGCAAAAGCAGTAGCAAGTAAAGAAATTGGGAAACGAAAGCTAGAGCAGGATCATCTCGGT ccaAGCAAAATGTTGAAATTGGATACTTCCCCTGCATCAAGTCCAAAAAAACCTTCAGCAGAATTGATTGCACTAGAGAAGAAACGACTCCAACAACTGGAGTATGAATATGCTCTGAAGATTCAGAAGTTGAAGGAGGCCCGCGCACTTCAAACCAAGGAACAATCAAATACTACGCCTCATGTAGAAGAGGAATCTGAATTTGCATTACCTCAGCCATCGCTTCATGATCTTACACAGGACAAATTGACTTTGGACagtgaagaaaattactttgatGATGAAGTTTTGTCTAATTCAAACAGAGAACGAAGGAGATCTTTCAGAGAATCGAATTCTTTTACTAAGCCAAATCTCAAACACATGGACACTCCAAAACAAGAAACTATAAACAAACTTTCTAAAAGGGCTTCTGAGGAGCCTGAGCTGTTCCTTGGGTTGAATATTGATGAACTGAAAAAACTTTATGCTAAAGCTGACAGCTTGAAAGAACTGCTAATGAAAAGTACTGCCTTTATTGTGCCTAAGGAAGATCTCTTGTGTGGTCAG GAAATTTCAGTGGACGTGGATTTTTTTACATCACAAAGTAAACAAGCTGAAGTGAAACCATTTCCGTTTGGACCGTATCGTAGTCCTCTTCTACTATTTAAATCCTACAG GTTTAGTCCTTATTTTCGTACCAAGGAAAAGCTGTACCTCAGTTCAATAACGTATAGCAATATGATTGAGCCAAAACAGTGTTTCTGCCGCTTTGATTTAACAGGCACATGTAATGATGATGACTGTCAGTG GCAGCACATGAAAGATTGCACTCTTAGCCGCAAGCAGCTCTTTCAGGATATTCTGTCTTACAATTTAGAACTGATAGGCTGTTCAGAAAAAAGCACTGATGAGGAAATCAGCACTGCCACAG aaaaatatgtTGAAAAGCTTTTTGGTATAAACAGAGATCGTATGTCAGTGGATCAAATGGCTGTTCTTCTGGCCAGCAACGTCAACGAGAGTAAAAGTCACA CACCTCCACATACAacttggaaagagaaaaggaaatggaggcCAAAGTACTGGAGAAAACCTCTGTTAGATAGTAGCAGCAGTGAAGAGGAACAATTTGTTGGACCTATTAAATATG CCCATCCCACAGAACATAAAAAAAGAGTTCCAGTGCTTGATACTGTGGTGACTCCAGATGATGTCCGGTATTTTACAAGTGAGACTGATGACATTTCTAACTTGGAAGCAAGTGTCCAAGAAAATCCCTGTGATGTACAGCTTTGGATTAAGCTTGCATATAAATACTTGAATCAAAATGAAAG ctCGTCATCTGAGTGTTTAGATTCTACTTTAAATGTTTTGGCTCGAGCCCTGGAGAACAACaaagaaaatcctgaaatttGGTGTCATTACCTCAGACTTTTCTCAAAAAGAGGAACCAAGGAGGAGATACAGGAAATGTGTGAAACAGCAGTGGAATATGCTCCCTCTTATCAAATCTGGTGGACA TTTTTGAATTTGGAGAATTCCTTCGATGGAAAAGACTATGTATGTGGGAGGATGCTGCAGTTCCTAATGGAAGtgacaggaggaggagaaaaccCAAATCTTGTGTCCTTTCAGTTGCTAGAGACTCTCCTTTACAGGGTTCATTTAAGCCTGTTTACAGGAAGACATCAGAATGCTCTTGTTCTGCTGCAG AATGCTTTAAAATCAGCAAATGAAAAGATAATAGCAGAACACCTTACTGCAAGTGACCGTTGCTTGGCTTGGCTGGCTTACATACATCTAATTGAATTTGGTGTTCTCCCAGTCAAGTTCTATGATCCAGCTAATGTCAGTCCTTCAAGGATTGTGCACAAAGAGCCATTTTTAATACCATGGCAGACAGTTCAAGATGTGAAGACTGATCCTGATACACTTTTAGCTATGTTTGAAG ATGCAGTCAAAATATGCACTGATGAAAGCCTTGAGGCTGACAAAAGAATAGCTACCTGCTTTCCTCTCTATAGGAACATGATAGCTTTGCTGAAACTTCTTGAAAG gtgggAGTCTGCTGCAGAACTTTGTAGGTCTTTATTGGAGCTCTGCCCTAACAACTGTCAGCTCTTGGAGAGTTTGGCCACCTTGTATTTGCAGATGAAGCAGAGTGAAAATGCCCACAAAGTGTGGATTGGAGCTTTTGAGAAGAATCCTCAGAATGCGGAAATTTTTTATCGATTGTGTAAATTTCTTGTTTCACAG gaAAGGTCAAGCAGTATTCTTCCACTGTTGCAAGATTTTGTGGCAGCTTTCTTTGAGAATACATGCCAAGAGCATGGTCCTATGGATCTCTTGAG ATATCTCTTGAATTTTCCAATGCCAATTGAATTTACATCACCTCTCTATAAAGAACATCTTACAGATGATGTTGTTAACCAGCAAATCCCATATCTGTGGCAGATCTACTG CTTGTGCCAGTCTCTTCATGCAAGTGTTGGTGAAGCACTGGATGCTTAtgaagcagctctgggggcagTGATGCAGCAGGAAACTGTTCAGAACATTTGGTTGGA ttacCTTGTTTTTCTCAATAGCAAAATTGTTGAATCCAGCAACAAAGTACAAGAATTCAAGCTTTTTACTGATCTAGTGAACAGATGTCTGGTGACAGTCCCCACACAATATCCAATTCCATTTAGTACTGCTGATTATTGGACCAATTATGAGTTTCATAATAAG gtaattcttttttatttgagCTGCATTCCAAAATCTCAGCATTCCAAAACTTTGGAACGGTTTTGTTCTACTATGCCTACTAATCCTGGACTTGCACTGAG ACTGCTTCTGCGATACTGGGAGGAGAGCAATGTTCAGATTCTGAAACTACAAGCCAAGATGTTTACATATAATATCCCAACATGCCTGGCCATCTGGAAAAT agCCATTGCTGCCGAATGCTTTCTAATGGGACAAAGAGAA GTCCATCATTTATATCAGAGAGCCCTTCAGAAGTTACCTCTATGTGCAACACTGTGGAAAGAT CAACTCTTGTTTGAAGCATCAGGAGGAGGTAAAACTGATAACCTGAGAAAACTAGTTTCCAAGTGCCAAGAGGTTGGAGTCAGCCTAGATGagcttttaaatttaaacacttacagaacagaaaacaagaatCTCTGA